Proteins from a single region of Hydra vulgaris chromosome 12, alternate assembly HydraT2T_AEP:
- the LOC105846310 gene encoding uncharacterized protein LOC105846310 isoform X6 — protein MNKTPDKENDRLKHLQNKNRDLISKMNFRMAKLSTLVMASRYTKSSQHNNQFNATQNFKNCCCKSNINKLSSVKLRLDKSNNENYSASTPKHFSTNCKSEKFQNNLKSVGNSRIGNPVFSNTPKKIQSFINQLKDDSKSQKKTNKVCFASDKKKKFKKYHKEKLDCSMLGYDWIAGMLENDSYINEKSDEFFDEICKFRQTNAEDCRSDTFLPSEYSENMLFTSSFKSKGSSYMINNRLNFIPVPNFTNILCETNNNLISNFKSDCVRVTIPKSACKTE, from the exons ATGAATAAAACTCCAGACAAAGAAAATGATAGATTGAAGCaccttcaaaataaaaacagggatctcatttcaaaaatgaactttCGCATGGCAAAATTAAGTACTCTAGTAATGGCAAGTCGTTATACTAAATCAAGTCAACACAATAATCAATTCAATGccactcaaaattttaaaaattgttgttgtaaatctaatataaacaaattatcttCGGTTAAGTTAAGATTAGATAAAAGTAACAATGAAAATTATTCTGCTAGCACACCTAAACATTTTTCAACTAATTGTAAATCAGAAAAGTTCCAAAACAACTTGAAGTCTGTTGGAAATAGTCGAATAGGAAATCCTGTTTTCTCAAATACTCCGAAGAAAATTCAATCATTTATTAATCAGTTGAAAGATGACTCAAAG tctcaaaaaaaaactaataaagtgTGTTTTGCTTCCgacaagaaaaagaaatttaaaaaatatcacaaggAAAAACTAGATTGCTCAATGTTGGGGTATGATTGGATTGCAGGCATGCTTGAAAACGATtcttatataaatgaaaaatcagatgaattttttgatgaaatttgtaAGTTTCGGCAAACAAATGCTGAAGATTGCAGAAGTGATACATTTCTCCCAAG tGAATACTCAGAAAATATGCTGTTTACGAGttcatttaaaa gtaaagGAAGTTCATACATGATAAATAATCGTTTAAACTTTATTCCAGTTCCgaattttacaaacattttgtGTGAAACAAACAATAatcttatttcaaattttaaatctgaCTGTGTAAG AGTCACAATACCAAAGTCTGCTTGCAAAACTGAATAA
- the LOC105846310 gene encoding uncharacterized protein LOC105846310 isoform X5 gives MNKTPDKENDRLKHLQNKNRDLISKMNFRMAKLSTLVMASRYTKSSQHNNQFNATQNFKNCCCKSNINKLSSVKLRLDKSNNENYSASTPKHFSTNCKSEKFQNNLKSVGNSRIGNPVFSNTPKKIQSFINQLKDDSKSQKKTNKVCFASDKKKKFKKYHKEKLDCSMLGYDWIAGMLENDSYINEKSDEFFDEICKFRQTNAEDCRSDTFLPSEYSENMLFTSSFKSKSLSCKGSSYMINNRLNFIPVPNFTNILCETNNNLISNFKSDCVRVTIPKSACKTE, from the exons ATGAATAAAACTCCAGACAAAGAAAATGATAGATTGAAGCaccttcaaaataaaaacagggatctcatttcaaaaatgaactttCGCATGGCAAAATTAAGTACTCTAGTAATGGCAAGTCGTTATACTAAATCAAGTCAACACAATAATCAATTCAATGccactcaaaattttaaaaattgttgttgtaaatctaatataaacaaattatcttCGGTTAAGTTAAGATTAGATAAAAGTAACAATGAAAATTATTCTGCTAGCACACCTAAACATTTTTCAACTAATTGTAAATCAGAAAAGTTCCAAAACAACTTGAAGTCTGTTGGAAATAGTCGAATAGGAAATCCTGTTTTCTCAAATACTCCGAAGAAAATTCAATCATTTATTAATCAGTTGAAAGATGACTCAAAG tctcaaaaaaaaactaataaagtgTGTTTTGCTTCCgacaagaaaaagaaatttaaaaaatatcacaaggAAAAACTAGATTGCTCAATGTTGGGGTATGATTGGATTGCAGGCATGCTTGAAAACGATtcttatataaatgaaaaatcagatgaattttttgatgaaatttgtaAGTTTCGGCAAACAAATGCTGAAGATTGCAGAAGTGATACATTTCTCCCAAG tGAATACTCAGAAAATATGCTGTTTACGAGttcatttaaaagtaaatctttATCTT gtaaagGAAGTTCATACATGATAAATAATCGTTTAAACTTTATTCCAGTTCCgaattttacaaacattttgtGTGAAACAAACAATAatcttatttcaaattttaaatctgaCTGTGTAAG AGTCACAATACCAAAGTCTGCTTGCAAAACTGAATAA